From Humisphaera borealis, the proteins below share one genomic window:
- a CDS encoding DUF1254 domain-containing protein, translated as MVLMAFVLVSGCTTTSDKSPGKSSGIGVSPAEARAIAKEAYIYGYPMVDSYRIQYAYFVNPKSPEYKNPWNQLRNMPRVYTPDDKAVQTPNSDTPYSMIGFDLRAEPMVITVPVIEKERYFSIQLVDAYTHNFAYIGSRTTGNDGGSYLLAGPGWQGETPKGVKMVIRAETDLALGVYRTQLFHPEDLDNVKKVQAGYQVRTLSAFLAQPPAPSVPAIDFIKPLGVEAQKTSLEFFSVLNFVLQFCPTVPSEKELMARFARIGVGAGMQFDADKLSPEVKTAIEQGMADAWANIAELKKKVDAKELTSGDMFGTREYLKNNYLYRMFAAVFGIFGNSKQEAMYPMYGVDADRHALDGTHRYALRFAPGQLPPVNGFWSLTMYQMPESLLFANSLKRYLLNSPMLSQFQKDSDGGITLLIQNSSPGKDKESNWLPAPKGPFMAVMRLYWPKDDALTGKWTAPALKKVE; from the coding sequence ATGGTGCTGATGGCGTTTGTTCTCGTTAGCGGCTGTACGACCACTTCGGACAAGAGCCCTGGGAAATCCTCTGGAATCGGGGTATCGCCGGCCGAGGCGAGAGCCATCGCGAAGGAGGCCTACATCTACGGCTATCCGATGGTGGACAGCTACCGCATTCAGTATGCCTACTTCGTCAATCCGAAGAGCCCAGAGTACAAGAACCCCTGGAACCAGCTTCGCAACATGCCGCGTGTCTACACGCCGGACGACAAGGCCGTCCAGACCCCCAACTCCGATACGCCCTACTCCATGATCGGCTTCGACCTGCGGGCCGAGCCCATGGTGATTACCGTGCCGGTCATCGAGAAGGAACGCTACTTCAGCATCCAACTCGTCGACGCATACACGCATAACTTTGCATACATCGGCAGCCGAACCACCGGCAATGACGGCGGCAGCTACCTCCTTGCCGGCCCGGGCTGGCAAGGCGAAACCCCCAAAGGCGTGAAGATGGTGATCCGCGCCGAGACCGATCTGGCGTTGGGCGTGTATCGCACACAGCTTTTCCATCCGGAGGATCTGGACAACGTAAAGAAGGTTCAGGCGGGTTACCAGGTTCGAACCCTCTCCGCGTTTCTCGCTCAGCCTCCTGCACCATCGGTGCCGGCGATCGACTTCATCAAGCCGCTCGGCGTGGAAGCACAGAAAACCTCGCTCGAGTTCTTCAGCGTTCTGAACTTCGTCCTGCAGTTCTGCCCGACGGTCCCCTCGGAAAAGGAATTGATGGCACGCTTCGCCCGGATCGGCGTGGGTGCCGGGATGCAGTTCGATGCCGATAAGCTCTCTCCGGAAGTGAAGACGGCCATCGAGCAGGGCATGGCCGATGCCTGGGCGAACATTGCGGAGTTGAAGAAGAAGGTCGACGCGAAAGAGCTGACCTCCGGCGACATGTTCGGCACCCGGGAGTATCTCAAGAACAACTATCTCTACCGGATGTTCGCCGCCGTCTTCGGCATCTTTGGCAATTCAAAGCAGGAGGCGATGTATCCCATGTACGGCGTGGACGCCGACAGGCATGCGCTGGACGGGACACACCGTTATGCATTGCGATTTGCGCCCGGACAGTTGCCGCCAGTCAATGGATTCTGGTCGCTCACGATGTACCAGATGCCCGAGAGCCTGCTGTTTGCCAATTCGCTCAAACGCTACCTGCTCAACTCTCCGATGCTGTCTCAGTTTCAGAAGGATTCCGATGGCGGGATCACCCTGCTGATTCAAAACTCATCGCCCGGCAAGGATAAGGAGTCGAACTGGCTGCCCGCACCGAAGGGGCCGTTCATGGCGGTGATGAGGCTGTATTGGCCGAAGGACGACGCGCTGACCGGCAAGTGGACCGCGCCGGCGCTGAAGAAGGTCGAATGA
- a CDS encoding ThuA domain-containing protein, whose protein sequence is MNRLLSLFASAALALGGATFLASHTAVAADSAPTTTIKPLKVLLVTGGCCHDYSRQKEILKQGISARTPAEFTIVHEGDNKTDHKHSIYANKDWWKGYDVVIHDECSASVKDIDFIENVLAAHKAGVPAVVLHCGMHNYRSEGFPNKTPWFEFTGLKTTGHGPQQPISLTIVDKESPITQGQPEWTTINEELYNNVAGGVEATAKPLIKGKQTITDKKTNEKKDVETIVAWTNDYKGTKVFATTVGHNNDTVADARYLNLVTRGLLWSVGKLDDKHFKASDQNVDVKAIKVEPKPDAKKASASAVRPGIEILKDVPCCGNE, encoded by the coding sequence ATGAACCGCTTGCTCAGCCTATTCGCCTCTGCCGCCCTCGCCCTTGGCGGGGCGACGTTCCTTGCCTCGCACACCGCCGTCGCTGCCGATTCGGCCCCGACGACCACCATCAAGCCCCTCAAGGTTCTGCTGGTCACCGGCGGGTGCTGCCATGACTACTCGCGGCAGAAGGAAATCCTCAAGCAGGGTATCTCAGCCCGCACTCCGGCCGAGTTCACCATCGTCCACGAAGGCGACAACAAGACCGACCACAAGCATTCCATCTACGCCAACAAGGACTGGTGGAAGGGTTACGACGTCGTGATTCACGACGAGTGCTCGGCGTCGGTGAAGGATATCGACTTCATCGAAAACGTCCTGGCGGCCCACAAGGCGGGCGTGCCGGCGGTGGTTCTCCACTGCGGCATGCACAACTACCGCAGCGAAGGTTTCCCCAACAAGACGCCGTGGTTCGAGTTCACCGGACTCAAGACCACCGGCCACGGCCCACAGCAGCCGATCTCGCTGACGATCGTCGATAAGGAAAGCCCCATCACCCAGGGCCAGCCCGAGTGGACCACGATCAACGAAGAGCTCTACAACAACGTCGCCGGCGGTGTCGAGGCGACCGCCAAGCCGCTGATCAAAGGCAAGCAGACGATCACCGACAAGAAGACCAACGAGAAGAAGGACGTCGAAACCATCGTCGCCTGGACCAACGACTACAAGGGCACCAAGGTCTTCGCGACCACGGTCGGCCATAACAACGACACCGTCGCCGACGCCCGCTACCTGAACCTGGTCACCCGCGGCCTGCTCTGGAGCGTCGGCAAGCTGGACGACAAGCACTTCAAGGCGAGCGACCAGAACGTCGACGTCAAGGCGATCAAGGTCGAGCCCAAGCCGGACGCGAAGAAGGCCAGTGCCAGCGCCGTTCGCCCGGGCATCGAAATCCTGAAGGATGTTCCCTGCTGCGGCAACGAGTAA
- a CDS encoding YifB family Mg chelatase-like AAA ATPase: protein MLSRIHSFILVGVDAQVCEVEVDVLHQGTEKNTIVGLAQLAVKESLERVDRAVKNSGYAVSRGMMINLAPADVKKEGPALDLPIAIGLMRGLNFIQTERHKEYLVAGELALDGRLRKIKGGLSMALLARDKGFKGVILPEENKREAAVVEGVEVIPVGTLAQAVGFLNELLDIEPYELDGEAYAASQQSSDLDFAEVRGQEAVKRAITIAAAGGHNILMIGPPGTGKSMLAARIPGILPPLGRAESLETTRIYSAMGLLPDGVALLDRRPVRTPHHSATAQALIGGGSIPRPGEVSLAHHGILFLDELPEFPRPVLETMRQPMESGEVTIARVHGSVKFPARFMLVAAMNPTESGYAPTDTRARDKYLAKLSGPLLDRIDIHVEVPAVPYRELTGKHAGTSSGQMREQVMRARAIQTQRFGEGPICNARMDSKLLRAHCELGETSLMLMKQAMDELGLSARAYDKVRRVARTIADMDGVQHINENHIAEAVQYRLLDRKF, encoded by the coding sequence TTGCTTTCACGTATCCACTCTTTCATTCTCGTCGGCGTCGATGCGCAGGTTTGCGAAGTCGAGGTCGATGTTCTTCACCAGGGTACCGAGAAGAACACCATCGTCGGGCTGGCGCAACTGGCGGTCAAAGAATCGCTCGAGCGCGTCGACCGCGCCGTCAAGAACAGCGGCTATGCGGTGAGCCGCGGAATGATGATCAATCTCGCGCCGGCCGACGTGAAGAAGGAAGGGCCGGCCCTGGATCTGCCGATCGCGATCGGCCTGATGCGCGGGCTGAACTTCATCCAGACCGAACGCCACAAGGAATACCTTGTCGCCGGCGAACTCGCGCTCGACGGGCGATTACGGAAAATCAAAGGCGGCCTGTCGATGGCGCTGCTGGCGCGCGACAAGGGGTTCAAGGGTGTCATCCTGCCCGAGGAGAACAAGCGCGAGGCGGCGGTTGTCGAAGGGGTGGAAGTCATTCCTGTCGGTACCCTTGCCCAGGCAGTGGGTTTCCTCAACGAACTGCTCGATATCGAGCCTTACGAACTCGACGGCGAAGCGTACGCCGCGTCGCAGCAGTCCAGTGATCTCGACTTCGCCGAGGTCCGCGGGCAGGAAGCGGTGAAGCGGGCGATCACCATCGCCGCCGCCGGCGGGCACAATATCCTGATGATCGGACCGCCGGGCACGGGCAAGTCGATGCTCGCGGCACGCATCCCCGGCATTCTGCCGCCGCTGGGACGGGCCGAATCGCTCGAGACCACCCGCATCTACTCGGCGATGGGATTGCTGCCCGACGGCGTCGCGCTTCTCGACCGCCGGCCGGTGCGGACGCCTCACCACTCGGCGACGGCCCAGGCGCTGATCGGCGGCGGCAGCATTCCCCGGCCCGGCGAGGTCTCGCTGGCGCACCACGGGATTCTATTTCTCGACGAACTCCCGGAGTTCCCGCGGCCGGTTCTTGAAACGATGCGGCAGCCGATGGAATCCGGCGAAGTGACCATCGCCCGGGTCCACGGCAGCGTGAAGTTCCCGGCGCGGTTCATGCTCGTCGCGGCGATGAACCCGACGGAATCAGGCTATGCCCCCACCGACACCCGGGCCCGCGATAAGTACCTCGCCAAGCTGTCGGGTCCCCTGCTCGACCGCATCGATATCCACGTTGAAGTTCCCGCCGTGCCGTATCGCGAGCTCACCGGCAAGCACGCGGGCACCAGCAGCGGCCAGATGCGCGAGCAGGTGATGCGCGCTCGTGCGATTCAGACGCAGCGCTTCGGCGAAGGCCCCATTTGCAACGCACGGATGGACAGCAAGCTGCTCCGCGCCCATTGCGAGCTCGGCGAGACGAGCCTGATGCTGATGAAGCAGGCGATGGACGAGCTGGGCCTCAGCGCCCGCGCTTACGACAAAGTCCGCCGTGTCGCCCGAACGATCGCCGACATGGACGGCGTCCAGCACATCAACGAGAACCACATCGCCGAGGCGGTTCAGTACCGATTGCTCGACCGAAAGTTTTGA
- a CDS encoding 7TM domain-containing protein: MSLRAVTRWVAVILVLIGTALIALRRQARNEAQAVPGDTLWRVTYKAAFQATHPGARLRVALPSDTNFAKVFHEDILYSGLSAGRMRSSRGLAREFSLVAGRVGEHTLTARFDVHVSPTPQWSPREPDVPKTQADRDLYLKPGGMFPTTDPSVRDAIARMPTRPGLSIARSVFDFCSQSIEDETEGASDVVTVLRTGTGSDVGCARLMVTLCRALNIPARIVTGFKIEAADHFAVHTWAEALEGDKWVPYDPAGGFAAKLPPNIVPVRRDGIDVVSGTEISSLDVRFEVKRLPPGPGAMRYGHGKPSAILDLARLPLEMHEPLQIILLMPLGALVTGIFRTIVGIRTFGTFTPTLLALSFVYAEWSTGLLTFVIVLTLGLTSRTLLDRLKLLLVPRLGAMLTLVVLMIVFTVSVLDYFNLTPSAQAVILPMVILTMTVERFYLTSEEDSMIFAFRLLGGTVVVGVCCYLVLRWERMGQFVLSYPEVHLYTIAAMVLLGRFSGYRLTELWRFRDLVESKKGEA, translated from the coding sequence TTGAGCTTACGAGCAGTGACGCGTTGGGTGGCGGTGATCCTGGTGTTGATCGGCACGGCGCTGATAGCGCTGCGCCGGCAGGCCCGCAACGAAGCGCAGGCCGTGCCCGGGGACACGCTTTGGCGAGTCACTTACAAGGCAGCATTCCAGGCGACGCATCCGGGCGCTCGCCTTCGAGTCGCGTTGCCGTCAGACACGAACTTTGCAAAGGTCTTCCACGAAGACATCCTGTATTCAGGCCTGTCGGCGGGGCGAATGCGGTCGTCGCGGGGGCTGGCGCGCGAATTCTCGCTCGTCGCCGGTCGTGTCGGCGAGCACACGCTGACGGCACGATTCGATGTACACGTCAGCCCCACGCCGCAGTGGTCGCCACGCGAACCCGACGTCCCGAAGACCCAGGCCGACCGTGACCTGTACCTGAAGCCCGGCGGCATGTTCCCGACTACAGACCCCTCGGTGCGAGACGCGATCGCGCGTATGCCGACGCGACCCGGCTTGAGCATCGCAAGGTCTGTCTTCGACTTCTGCAGTCAGTCGATCGAGGACGAGACGGAGGGAGCGAGCGACGTCGTTACGGTCCTGAGAACCGGAACGGGTTCCGATGTGGGGTGTGCCCGTTTGATGGTCACCCTCTGCCGGGCGCTGAACATCCCCGCCCGTATCGTGACCGGGTTCAAGATCGAGGCCGCCGATCATTTCGCCGTCCATACCTGGGCCGAAGCGCTCGAAGGGGACAAATGGGTTCCTTACGACCCTGCCGGCGGCTTCGCGGCAAAGCTTCCGCCCAACATCGTGCCCGTCCGGCGTGACGGAATTGACGTGGTCAGCGGAACGGAGATCTCCTCGCTCGACGTGCGATTCGAAGTCAAACGGCTCCCACCCGGCCCCGGCGCAATGCGATACGGCCATGGCAAGCCGTCGGCGATTCTCGACCTGGCAAGGCTTCCCCTGGAGATGCATGAGCCCTTGCAGATCATCCTGCTCATGCCGCTAGGGGCGCTGGTGACGGGAATATTCCGGACGATCGTCGGCATTCGAACATTCGGTACGTTCACGCCGACACTGCTGGCCTTGAGCTTCGTTTACGCCGAGTGGTCCACCGGGCTGCTGACATTCGTCATCGTGCTGACGCTGGGGCTGACCAGCCGAACCTTGCTGGACCGACTCAAACTGCTGCTGGTTCCAAGACTCGGCGCGATGCTCACGCTGGTCGTGCTGATGATCGTTTTCACCGTGTCGGTGCTCGACTACTTCAACCTCACCCCCAGCGCCCAGGCCGTGATCCTGCCGATGGTCATCCTGACGATGACCGTCGAGCGGTTTTACCTGACCAGCGAGGAAGACAGCATGATCTTTGCGTTCAGGCTGCTGGGCGGAACGGTCGTCGTCGGCGTCTGCTGCTACCTGGTGCTCCGCTGGGAACGCATGGGCCAGTTCGTGCTGTCGTACCCCGAAGTACACCTGTACACGATCGCCGCGATGGTGCTGCTGGGGCGGTTTTCGGGGTATCGCCTGACTGAGTTGTGGCGATTCCGCGACCTGGTCGAATCGAAGAAAGGGGAGGCGTAA
- a CDS encoding alpha-L-glutamate ligase-like protein yields the protein MLSRLLRFPRPRDLRALGILGMNQRNAEFVLPGNPRANYPRVDDKVQTKLICEKHGIPVPQTYAVIHWMGDIRKFGQLVGDRRDFVIKPSRGAEGRGIIVVVDRRDDIFITAGGTELTTEDLRYHLENALSGLYSLGGQPDKVIVEQRIVRHDVFDTIAVGGTPDVRIILYRRIPVMAMVRLPTRASRGKANLHQGAVAAAVDLATGITFGGVCENRAVTVHPDTKVAIAGVQLPQWHELMIASMRLADGLEMEYVGVDFVLDANLGPVVLEANARPGLAIQIANRHGLLSRLRFIEAEKIGMPDIEARMRWCSDCRASRM from the coding sequence ATGCTGTCGCGACTACTGCGCTTCCCCCGGCCCCGCGATCTGCGGGCCCTTGGCATTCTCGGCATGAACCAGCGCAACGCCGAGTTCGTGCTGCCGGGCAATCCGCGCGCAAATTACCCGCGCGTCGACGACAAGGTGCAGACCAAGTTGATCTGCGAGAAGCATGGCATTCCCGTGCCGCAGACCTATGCGGTCATCCATTGGATGGGCGACATCCGTAAGTTCGGCCAGCTCGTCGGCGATCGGCGGGATTTCGTCATCAAGCCGTCGCGAGGGGCAGAGGGACGGGGCATCATCGTCGTCGTCGATCGCCGGGACGATATCTTCATCACCGCCGGAGGCACGGAGCTGACGACCGAGGACCTGCGGTATCACCTGGAGAACGCGCTGTCGGGCCTGTATTCGCTCGGGGGCCAGCCCGACAAGGTGATCGTCGAGCAGCGCATCGTCCGCCATGACGTGTTCGACACCATCGCCGTCGGTGGCACGCCCGATGTGCGGATCATCCTCTATCGCCGCATCCCCGTGATGGCGATGGTCCGGCTCCCGACCAGGGCGTCGCGCGGCAAGGCGAACCTGCACCAGGGGGCGGTCGCGGCGGCGGTCGATCTGGCAACGGGTATCACGTTCGGCGGCGTGTGCGAAAACCGGGCCGTCACGGTCCATCCCGACACCAAAGTCGCGATCGCCGGCGTTCAGCTTCCGCAGTGGCACGAGCTGATGATCGCGTCCATGCGCCTGGCCGACGGGCTGGAGATGGAATACGTCGGCGTAGACTTCGTTCTCGATGCCAACCTCGGCCCCGTCGTGCTCGAAGCCAACGCCCGCCCGGGCCTGGCGATCCAGATCGCCAATCGGCACGGCTTGCTGAGCAGGCTCCGGTTTATCGAAGCCGAGAAAATCGGGATGCCCGATATCGAGGCCCGGATGCGCTGGTGCAGCGACTGCCGAGCATCGCGAATGTGA